Proteins encoded by one window of Halococcus salsus:
- a CDS encoding carbonic anhydrase gives MKEDSSSDETNQSSDNAEYETPTRRTLLRSGGVGAALLGIGGYAGTASATRSQHEPPMTPVSDRQDVVVADGGPEKLLQRNQIWNSILPEGYFSDVQQGQAPPVTSVCCSDSRVSQEGMFLSFFEAGYLFKPSNIGNKVISIVDGERVVNGNFLYGLEKADSESGVVVGHTGCGAITAAYESVTGNSSIESPGISQEVEVLLDIVKEGLDSDLIDTTSSDTDIINQLVEYNVNQQVEFLVESDEVSAERDLYGFVYDFQEVYGDVPGKTYLVNVNGETNQDKIRAQLPSQYEDAVKSLLY, from the coding sequence ATGAAAGAGGATTCCTCGTCAGACGAGACGAACCAGTCTTCAGATAACGCCGAGTACGAAACTCCCACCAGACGGACACTCCTCCGATCGGGCGGAGTCGGTGCTGCGTTGCTCGGAATTGGTGGATACGCAGGAACCGCCAGCGCAACGAGGAGTCAGCACGAGCCTCCAATGACGCCCGTGAGTGATCGGCAAGATGTGGTTGTTGCTGACGGAGGTCCTGAGAAGCTCCTTCAGCGAAATCAGATCTGGAACAGCATACTTCCAGAGGGATATTTCAGTGATGTCCAACAGGGTCAGGCACCACCAGTCACCTCCGTCTGTTGTTCGGATTCACGTGTCTCTCAGGAAGGAATGTTTCTCTCCTTCTTCGAGGCAGGCTACCTGTTCAAACCAAGCAATATCGGAAACAAAGTCATCAGCATTGTTGATGGTGAACGGGTGGTCAATGGGAATTTCCTCTATGGGCTCGAGAAGGCGGATTCTGAAAGCGGCGTTGTTGTCGGGCACACTGGTTGTGGGGCAATCACCGCTGCTTACGAAAGCGTTACTGGAAACAGCTCCATTGAATCTCCAGGCATTAGCCAAGAGGTAGAAGTTCTTCTCGACATCGTGAAAGAGGGTCTCGATAGCGACCTCATCGACACGACGAGCTCAGACACCGACATCATCAACCAGCTTGTGGAATACAATGTCAATCAGCAGGTCGAGTTTCTGGTCGAAAGTGACGAGGTTTCTGCTGAGAGAGATCTCTACGGATTTGTCTATGATTTCCAGGAAGTCTACGGGGACGTACCCGGAAAGACCTATTTGGTAAACGTTAACGGAGAGACGAACCAGGACAAAATAAGAGCGCAGCTTCCCAGTCAGTACGAAGATGCTGTCAAAAGTCTCCTCTATTGA